The proteins below come from a single Anolis sagrei isolate rAnoSag1 chromosome 8, rAnoSag1.mat, whole genome shotgun sequence genomic window:
- the COTL1 gene encoding coactosin-like protein, whose amino-acid sequence MATKIDKEACREAYNLVRDDSTEANWVTFKYDGATIVPGHHGVDYEEFTRECTDDLRLFGFVRFTTGDAMSKRVKFALITWIGENVSGLQRAKTGTDKTLVKEVVQNFAKEFVISDHKELDEDYIKGELKKAGGANYDAQTE is encoded by the exons ATGGCCACCAAAATCGACAAAGAGGCCTGTCGAGAAGCCTACAACCTGGTCCGGGATGACAGCACAGAGGCCAATTG GGTCACATTCAAGTACGACGGAGCCACCATCGTCCCCGGGCACCACGGAGTGGATTATGAGGAATTCACCCGGGAATGCACAG ATGACCTGCGGCTGTTTGGCTTCGTCCGATTCACCACCGGCGACGCCATGAGCAAACGGGTCAAGTTTGCATTGATCACTTGGATTGGCGAGAACGTCAGCGGGCTGCAGCGCGCCAAGACAGGAACCGACAAGACTTTGGTGAAAGAAGTAGTACAG AATTTTGCCAAAGAGTTTGTGATCAGCGACCACAAAGAACTGGATGAAGACTACATCAAGGGGGAACTGAAGAAAGCCGGCGGCGCAAACTACGACGCACAAACGGAATAG